The following coding sequences lie in one Heyndrickxia oleronia genomic window:
- a CDS encoding heptaprenyl diphosphate synthase component 1 → MDLQERMQQIALIKETIKQKISQNYLMQFIDEPYIDEDRMNILIESLSSLKLTKGNINKYVTTTMLIQIALDTHDKVNNTSELLKKRQLTVLAGDYYSGLYYKILAEVENVPLIRTLAEGIKIVNEHKVAIYRLEDCTVEQYMDTLKKVESTIISKFINFFGSKELSILGEELLFLITISNEIEKVKKEKHSTLFEALTKLLLPTNLNTFQQLSSENKYYLIEKCQPFIDQTIEKIVMVKEKLNLNQLLDQRIHFLLKQHSREKLFLEEG, encoded by the coding sequence ATGGACTTGCAAGAAAGGATGCAACAAATCGCTTTAATTAAAGAAACAATTAAACAAAAGATATCTCAAAATTATTTAATGCAGTTTATTGATGAGCCCTATATTGATGAGGATCGTATGAACATATTAATTGAAAGCTTGTCTAGTTTGAAGCTTACAAAAGGAAATATAAATAAATATGTAACGACGACCATGCTCATTCAAATAGCCCTTGATACCCATGATAAAGTGAATAATACATCCGAATTGTTAAAAAAGCGACAATTAACCGTTTTAGCTGGTGATTATTATAGTGGTCTATATTATAAAATATTAGCTGAAGTTGAAAATGTACCACTCATTCGAACGCTTGCTGAAGGAATTAAGATCGTAAATGAACATAAAGTAGCAATCTACCGACTAGAGGATTGCACTGTTGAACAGTATATGGATACTTTAAAAAAGGTTGAATCAACGATTATTTCTAAATTTATTAATTTTTTTGGATCAAAAGAACTTTCTATTTTAGGTGAAGAGCTATTATTTTTAATTACAATCAGTAATGAAATTGAAAAGGTGAAAAAAGAGAAACACTCAACACTCTTTGAAGCACTAACTAAGCTTCTCTTGCCGACTAATTTAAATACCTTTCAACAGCTATCTTCAGAAAATAAATATTACCTGATTGAAAAATGTCAACCATTTATAGACCAGACAATTGAAAAGATAGTGATGGTAAAGGAAAAATTAAATCTCAATCAATTATTAGATCAAAGAATACATTTTCTTCTGAAACAACATTCAAGAGAAAAATTATTTTTGGAAGAGGGTTAA